One Thiocapsa bogorovii DNA segment encodes these proteins:
- a CDS encoding class I SAM-dependent rRNA methyltransferase: MKTQPLILSKDQERRLIAGHCWIYSNEVNTKATPLKDFQPGQPVAIRSDHDRWIGHGYANPHSLICARVVSRDPTQPLSPTLWLKRIHEALALRERLYTRPFYRLIFGESDGMPGLVVDRYGDLLAVQITTAGMERVQGEILAALEQVLRPKVIVLRNDTSVREMEGLTQGVEVILGSPEDTLPLIENDLEFLVSPLTGQKTGWFFDQAENRTRLARYGVGRRVLDVCSYIGAWGLRAAALGAEQVVCVDSSLPALERVADNAARNRLAERVQGRHGDAFDVLRALREEEARFDTVLLDPPAFIKRRKDEKDGVQAYLRLNRLGMELLEPGGLLVTSSCSFHMGRDVFVRTVQQAARRAGRTLQLLETGQQGPDHPVHPAIPETAYLKTLFFRVLPEF, encoded by the coding sequence ATGAAGACCCAACCCCTCATCCTGAGCAAAGACCAGGAACGCCGCCTTATCGCCGGGCACTGCTGGATTTACAGCAACGAGGTCAACACCAAGGCCACCCCGCTGAAGGATTTCCAGCCGGGTCAGCCGGTCGCGATCCGCAGCGATCACGATCGCTGGATCGGTCACGGCTATGCCAATCCGCATTCCTTGATCTGCGCCCGAGTGGTCAGCCGCGATCCGACGCAGCCGCTGAGCCCGACCCTGTGGCTAAAGCGCATCCACGAAGCCCTCGCCCTGCGCGAGCGGCTCTACACGCGCCCCTTCTACCGACTGATCTTCGGGGAAAGCGACGGGATGCCGGGCCTGGTCGTCGACCGCTACGGCGATCTACTCGCCGTGCAGATCACCACCGCGGGGATGGAACGGGTCCAAGGCGAGATCCTCGCCGCGCTCGAGCAGGTGCTGCGACCCAAGGTGATCGTGCTGCGCAACGACACGTCGGTGCGCGAGATGGAAGGCCTGACTCAGGGTGTCGAGGTCATCCTGGGGTCTCCCGAGGACACCCTGCCCCTGATCGAGAACGACCTGGAGTTCCTCGTCTCGCCCCTGACGGGCCAGAAGACCGGCTGGTTCTTCGACCAAGCCGAGAATCGCACCCGACTGGCACGCTACGGCGTCGGTCGGCGCGTCCTGGATGTCTGCAGCTATATCGGTGCCTGGGGTCTGCGTGCGGCAGCGCTGGGTGCCGAGCAGGTCGTCTGTGTCGACAGCTCGCTGCCGGCACTCGAACGGGTCGCCGACAACGCGGCACGCAATCGGCTGGCGGAGCGTGTGCAGGGCCGACACGGCGATGCCTTCGATGTGCTGCGCGCCCTGCGCGAAGAGGAGGCCCGGTTCGACACCGTACTGCTCGATCCGCCCGCCTTCATTAAGCGACGCAAGGACGAAAAGGACGGGGTCCAGGCGTATCTGCGCCTCAATCGACTCGGGATGGAGCTGCTCGAGCCGGGCGGATTACTGGTGACCTCCTCATGCTCCTTCCATATGGGTCGCGACGTCTTCGTGCGGACCGTCCAGCAGGCGGCACGCCGCGCCGGGCGCACCCTGCAGCTGCTGGAGACCGGTCAGCAGGGGCCTGACCATCCGGTGCATCCCGCAATCCCGGAGACCGCTTATCTCAAGACGCTCTTCTTCCGCGTGCTTCCCGAGTTTTGA
- a CDS encoding histidine triad nucleotide-binding protein: MSDTIFGKIATGEVSADIVYQDDDLVAFRDLHPQAPTHILVIPRKPIPTLNDVQPEDAELIGKLFLAAAKIAEQEGIAQSGYRTLVNCNAGAGQTVYHLHLHILGGRPMQWPPG, encoded by the coding sequence ATGTCTGATACCATTTTCGGCAAGATCGCCACCGGCGAAGTCTCGGCCGACATCGTCTATCAAGACGATGACCTGGTCGCTTTCCGAGACCTCCATCCGCAAGCGCCGACACATATCCTGGTGATCCCGCGCAAGCCGATTCCGACCCTGAACGACGTGCAGCCGGAGGATGCCGAGCTGATCGGCAAGCTGTTCCTGGCCGCGGCCAAGATCGCCGAACAGGAGGGGATCGCGCAGAGCGGTTACCGGACCTTAGTCAACTGCAACGCGGGGGCCGGGCAAACGGTGTACCACCTGCATCTGCACATCCTGGGGGGACGTCCCATGCAGTGGCCGCCCGGATGA
- a CDS encoding YbaB/EbfC family nucleoid-associated protein, with translation MKGGIGNLLKQAQKMQEDMKLAQERLALEEVVGESGGGMVKVTMNGRYQVSRVEIDPGVMGDDKEMLEDLITAAVNGASQRVAEKAKENMAELTAGLPLPPGMKLPF, from the coding sequence ATGAAAGGCGGAATCGGCAACTTGCTCAAGCAAGCGCAGAAGATGCAGGAAGACATGAAGCTGGCCCAAGAACGGCTCGCCTTGGAAGAGGTCGTCGGCGAGTCCGGCGGCGGCATGGTCAAGGTGACCATGAACGGCCGCTATCAGGTCAGTCGGGTGGAGATCGACCCCGGTGTGATGGGCGACGACAAAGAGATGCTCGAGGATCTCATCACCGCTGCCGTGAACGGTGCAAGCCAGCGCGTGGCCGAGAAGGCCAAGGAGAACATGGCCGAGCTGACCGCCGGGTTGCCTTTGCCGCCCGGGATGAAGCTGCCCTTCTAG
- the minC gene encoding septum site-determining protein MinC codes for MAGYQRTSAGDRPAVFELKAAGFTLPIIRLLEADIEAVAAELGARVEQAPEFFRNTPVVIDLSAFPEGGGEVEFPLLVGLLRGYGMIPFGVRGGNKTQNEAAEAMELAILGEQENRPTRTERRVASEEPAPSAPAPVAQSVQGEPAAAPRAGAGAAFTLVTRPVRSGQRVYAAGGDLSIIAAVSSGAELMADGNIHVYGPLRGRALAGMKGNTDARIFCQDLQAELVSVAGHYRVSENIPRELRGVPVQIYLDQKILRIEKL; via the coding sequence ATGGCAGGGTATCAACGCACGTCCGCGGGGGATCGCCCCGCCGTCTTCGAGCTCAAGGCAGCCGGTTTCACCCTGCCGATTATTCGCCTGCTCGAGGCCGATATCGAGGCGGTCGCAGCCGAGCTGGGTGCCCGGGTCGAGCAGGCGCCGGAGTTTTTTCGCAATACGCCCGTCGTCATCGATCTGAGCGCCTTTCCCGAAGGCGGCGGCGAGGTCGAGTTTCCGCTCTTGGTCGGCCTCCTGCGCGGCTACGGCATGATTCCTTTTGGCGTGCGCGGCGGCAACAAGACCCAGAACGAGGCCGCGGAGGCGATGGAGTTGGCCATCCTCGGCGAGCAGGAGAACCGTCCCACCCGCACCGAGCGCCGCGTCGCGTCCGAGGAACCCGCGCCGAGCGCGCCCGCCCCGGTTGCGCAGTCCGTGCAGGGCGAGCCCGCGGCAGCGCCTCGTGCGGGAGCCGGTGCGGCCTTTACCTTGGTCACGCGTCCGGTGCGCTCGGGGCAGCGTGTCTACGCCGCAGGCGGGGATCTGTCCATCATCGCCGCGGTGAGCTCGGGTGCCGAGCTGATGGCCGACGGCAACATCCACGTCTACGGTCCGCTGCGCGGCCGTGCACTGGCCGGCATGAAGGGCAACACGGATGCGCGGATCTTTTGCCAAGACCTTCAGGCGGAGCTGGTGTCCGTCGCAGGGCATTACCGGGTGAGCGAGAACATCCCGCGCGAGCTGCGCGGCGTGCCCGTCCAGATCTACCTGGACCAGAAGATTCTGAGAATCGAAAAACTTTGA
- the minE gene encoding cell division topological specificity factor MinE, with product MGLLDYFRSSRPKGSASVAKERLQILVAHDRTQRGRPSYLPKLQQEILEVIRKYVEVDMNAVSVKYEQEDSHEVLELNIVLPDTVQGRI from the coding sequence ATGGGCTTACTCGACTACTTCCGCTCCTCGCGACCGAAGGGCTCTGCAAGTGTAGCCAAGGAGCGGCTGCAGATCCTGGTGGCCCACGATCGTACGCAGCGTGGCCGTCCTTCCTATCTCCCCAAACTGCAGCAGGAGATCCTCGAGGTCATCCGCAAGTATGTGGAGGTCGACATGAACGCCGTCTCCGTCAAATACGAGCAGGAGGACAGCCACGAGGTCCTCGAGCTGAACATCGTTCTGCCGGACACGGTTCAGGGACGGATCTAA
- a CDS encoding methyltransferase domain-containing protein, with the protein MSTARPFRRHLAYLDWLYNPFKSWDVTRVYDLLSTDLATENGLYLNLGYWSAEQSLDDACQALAALVAERASMGPGDRVLDVGFGFADQDIYWLRTYGPDHIQGLNITASQVAVARGRVKDLGLEERIDLREGSATDMPLPSNSVDKVVALECAFHFKTRERFFEEAFRVLRPGGRLVTADIIPTPLSEDWRTRLKQRWSWRLVASKFAIPAENVYTRERYAEKLEACGFGDVEVASIRDRVYTPLHDYLSRHPETLDRLHPATRLPARLALGMSAESVYGGLDYVLAAASKPRLL; encoded by the coding sequence ATGTCGACAGCCCGGCCGTTTCGACGGCACCTTGCCTATCTCGATTGGCTCTATAACCCCTTCAAATCATGGGACGTGACCCGCGTTTACGACCTCTTGTCGACCGACCTGGCCACCGAAAACGGGCTCTATCTCAACCTGGGCTACTGGAGCGCGGAGCAGAGTCTGGACGATGCGTGCCAGGCGCTGGCCGCCTTGGTCGCGGAGCGCGCATCGATGGGGCCCGGCGATCGGGTGCTGGACGTCGGCTTCGGTTTCGCCGACCAGGACATCTACTGGCTTCGGACCTATGGACCCGATCACATCCAGGGACTGAACATCACCGCTTCCCAGGTGGCCGTCGCACGCGGGCGGGTCAAAGACCTCGGGCTGGAAGAGCGCATCGATCTGCGCGAAGGTTCGGCCACGGACATGCCGCTGCCGTCGAATTCAGTCGACAAGGTCGTCGCCCTCGAGTGCGCCTTCCACTTCAAGACCCGCGAACGCTTTTTCGAGGAGGCCTTCCGTGTCCTGCGCCCGGGCGGCCGATTGGTCACGGCCGATATCATCCCTACGCCCCTTTCCGAGGATTGGCGTACCCGCCTGAAACAACGTTGGTCCTGGCGGCTGGTCGCGAGCAAGTTCGCCATCCCCGCCGAAAACGTCTACACCCGCGAGCGCTACGCAGAAAAGCTCGAGGCCTGCGGCTTCGGAGATGTCGAGGTCGCCTCCATCCGCGATCGCGTCTACACCCCTCTGCACGACTACCTCTCGAGACACCCGGAAACGCTCGACCGACTCCACCCCGCAACCCGACTCCCGGCACGACTTGCACTCGGCATGAGCGCCGAGAGCGTCTACGGCGGTCTGGACTATGTGCTCGCCGCCGCCTCTAAACCGCGCCTTTTGTGA
- the recR gene encoding recombination mediator RecR — MSERPLLGQLIDALRCLPGVGPKSAQRIAFHLLERDREGGVRLARIMADAMTRIRRCRRCRTLTEQELCGLCTNPHRDGGLLCVVEQPSEILAIEQATDFRGLYFVLGGRLSPLEGIGPQELGLDLLDARLQGGEVREVILAISPTVEGSATAHFIAESADRYGVSATRIAHGVPLGGELEYLDGGTLALAFNGRRRL; from the coding sequence GTGTCCGAGCGCCCGCTTCTCGGTCAATTGATCGATGCCTTGCGGTGCCTGCCGGGGGTCGGGCCGAAGTCGGCGCAGCGGATCGCCTTCCACCTGCTCGAGCGCGATCGCGAGGGCGGGGTTCGTTTGGCGCGGATCATGGCCGATGCCATGACCCGGATCCGGCGCTGTCGTCGCTGTCGCACCCTGACCGAGCAGGAGCTGTGCGGGTTGTGCACCAACCCGCATCGCGACGGCGGACTCTTGTGCGTGGTCGAGCAGCCCTCCGAGATCCTGGCCATCGAGCAGGCCACGGACTTTCGCGGACTCTATTTCGTGCTCGGCGGGAGGCTCTCGCCGCTCGAAGGGATCGGCCCGCAGGAGCTGGGCCTGGACCTGCTCGATGCCCGTCTGCAGGGCGGGGAGGTGCGCGAGGTGATCCTCGCCATCAGTCCGACCGTGGAGGGGAGTGCGACGGCGCACTTCATTGCCGAGTCCGCCGATCGGTACGGGGTGAGTGCGACCCGTATCGCCCACGGTGTGCCGCTGGGCGGAGAGCTTGAGTATCTGGACGGCGGAACGCTGGCGCTGGCCTTCAACGGCCGGCGCCGACTCTGA
- the dnaX gene encoding DNA polymerase III subunit gamma/tau — MSYQVLARKWRPKSFDDLVGQSHVVRALSNALDRDQLHHAYLFTGTRGVGKTTLARILAKALNCEEGVSARPCGVCSACREIDGGRFVDLIEVDAASRTKVDQTRELLDNVPYAPARARYKVYLIDEVHMFSNHSFNALLKTLEEPPPHVKFLLATTDPQKVPITVLSRCLQLNLRRLLPEEIRARLQHVLEAEGLEFQATALPLLARGADGSMRDGLSLLDQAIAFGGGRVEESGVRTMLGTLPGDLTLDLLDALAAGDGARVLSEVERVASLTPDFEELLRELIALLHRLALVQQVPETLAPDDPDAARLTALADRLPAEDLQLYYQVALTGQGDLSLAPDPRAGFEMVLLRALAFRPASNRGEPTRAPVRPSTLREIPDGGPTRPADSAGAATGSPASSPGSSPVAMLRPVAESRVAEPAPAQHARAAAHAPTETSRAAVQVTLGSHADWLHLVDRLELGGIASQIAHHCDLKGWADGRLSLGLDPAAEHLRSPGAESRLHAALEKTMGTAVKLDIQVARPQRETLAQRRERETGERRQAAVSAMEEDPVARAMQDELDASWIAGSIEPADR, encoded by the coding sequence ATGTCCTACCAGGTGCTCGCCCGCAAATGGCGCCCCAAGAGCTTCGATGATCTGGTCGGACAATCGCATGTGGTCCGCGCACTCTCCAATGCGCTCGATCGCGACCAGCTCCATCACGCCTATCTCTTTACCGGCACCCGCGGTGTCGGCAAGACCACGCTCGCCCGTATCCTCGCCAAGGCGCTGAACTGCGAGGAGGGTGTGAGCGCGCGCCCCTGCGGGGTCTGCTCGGCCTGTCGAGAGATCGACGGCGGGCGTTTCGTTGATCTCATCGAGGTCGATGCCGCCTCGCGCACCAAGGTCGATCAGACCCGCGAGCTTCTGGACAACGTCCCCTATGCCCCGGCCCGTGCACGCTACAAGGTCTATTTGATCGACGAGGTGCACATGTTCTCCAACCATAGCTTCAACGCCCTGTTGAAGACCTTGGAGGAGCCGCCGCCGCATGTGAAGTTTCTGCTCGCGACGACCGACCCGCAGAAGGTCCCGATCACGGTGCTCTCGCGGTGTCTGCAGTTGAATCTGCGCCGTCTCTTGCCCGAGGAGATCCGCGCCAGACTCCAGCATGTCTTGGAGGCCGAGGGGCTCGAGTTTCAGGCCACCGCGCTGCCGTTGCTGGCGCGCGGGGCCGACGGCAGTATGCGCGACGGCTTGAGCCTGCTCGATCAGGCGATCGCCTTCGGCGGCGGGCGGGTCGAGGAATCGGGCGTGCGCACCATGCTCGGAACCCTACCCGGCGATCTGACGCTGGACCTGCTCGATGCGCTGGCGGCAGGCGACGGCGCGCGTGTCTTGTCCGAGGTCGAACGCGTGGCCTCGCTGACCCCGGATTTCGAAGAGCTGCTGCGCGAGCTGATCGCGCTGCTGCACCGCTTGGCACTGGTTCAGCAGGTGCCCGAGACGCTGGCCCCGGACGATCCGGATGCCGCGCGTTTGACGGCGCTGGCGGACCGGCTCCCGGCCGAGGATCTGCAGCTTTATTATCAGGTGGCGCTGACCGGGCAGGGCGACCTCTCGCTCGCCCCGGATCCGCGTGCCGGTTTCGAGATGGTCCTGCTGCGCGCCCTAGCGTTTCGACCGGCCTCCAACCGCGGCGAGCCGACGCGAGCGCCGGTGCGCCCCTCGACCTTGCGGGAGATCCCAGACGGCGGTCCGACCCGCCCGGCCGACTCCGCCGGCGCTGCGACCGGATCGCCTGCTTCCTCGCCAGGTTCCTCACCGGTCGCGATGCTGAGGCCCGTTGCCGAGTCGCGCGTCGCCGAGCCTGCGCCCGCACAGCATGCGAGGGCCGCCGCGCACGCGCCGACCGAGACCTCGCGCGCCGCGGTTCAGGTCACGCTCGGGTCACACGCGGATTGGCTGCATCTCGTCGATCGTCTGGAATTGGGCGGGATCGCGAGCCAGATCGCCCATCATTGCGATCTGAAAGGCTGGGCGGACGGGCGACTCTCGCTCGGCTTGGACCCGGCCGCGGAACATCTGCGCTCGCCGGGTGCGGAATCGCGCCTGCATGCTGCCTTGGAAAAGACCATGGGTACTGCGGTGAAGCTCGACATCCAGGTCGCGCGGCCGCAGCGCGAGACGCTCGCCCAGCGGCGCGAGCGCGAGACCGGCGAACGCCGCCAGGCGGCGGTCTCTGCGATGGAGGAGGATCCGGTTGCGCGCGCGATGCAGGACGAGCTCGATGCGAGCTGGATCGCCGGGAGTATCGAGCCGGCCGATCGATAG
- the minD gene encoding septum site-determining protein MinD, translating to MARIIVITSGKGGVGKTTTSAALAMGLAQRGHRTVVIDFDVGLRNLDLIMGCERRVVYDFVNVINQEANLNQALIRDKRCDNLYVLPASQTRDKDALTKEGVGRVLEELAHGYDFIVCDSPAGIEHGATMAMYYADDAIVVTNPEVSSVRDSDRMLGILSSKSRRAESNDEPIREFLLLTRYDPVRVEKGEMLSVDDVQEILSLTLLGVIPESKSVLTASNSGVPVVLDRESDAGKAYADTVARYLGDEVPHRFLQVEKKGFLKRFFRG from the coding sequence TTGGCGAGAATTATTGTGATCACCTCGGGTAAGGGCGGGGTCGGCAAAACGACCACGTCCGCCGCGTTGGCCATGGGGCTGGCCCAGCGCGGTCATCGCACGGTCGTCATCGATTTCGATGTGGGCCTGCGCAACCTGGATCTCATCATGGGTTGCGAGCGGCGTGTCGTCTACGATTTCGTCAATGTCATCAATCAGGAGGCCAACCTCAACCAGGCCCTGATTCGCGACAAGCGTTGCGACAACCTCTATGTGCTGCCGGCCTCTCAGACACGCGACAAGGATGCACTCACCAAGGAGGGCGTCGGGCGGGTGCTCGAGGAGCTCGCCCACGGATACGATTTTATCGTCTGCGACTCGCCGGCCGGCATCGAGCACGGCGCGACCATGGCCATGTATTACGCCGACGATGCCATCGTGGTGACCAATCCCGAGGTTTCCTCGGTGCGGGACTCCGACCGCATGTTGGGTATCCTCTCGAGCAAATCGCGTCGGGCGGAGTCAAACGACGAGCCGATCCGCGAGTTTCTCTTGCTGACCCGCTACGATCCGGTGCGTGTCGAGAAGGGCGAGATGTTGAGTGTTGATGACGTGCAGGAGATCTTGTCGCTGACCTTGCTCGGCGTTATCCCGGAGTCGAAATCCGTCTTGACCGCATCAAACTCCGGCGTACCTGTGGTCCTCGATCGGGAGAGCGATGCCGGCAAGGCCTATGCCGATACGGTTGCTCGTTATCTGGGCGACGAGGTGCCGCACCGTTTTCTCCAAGTGGAGAAGAAGGGCTTCCTGAAGCGCTTTTTCAGAGGCTGA
- a CDS encoding L,D-transpeptidase family protein, translating to MHTHAKHPMNAIDEHPVRRPEHRAHRIRYLLTALAVAGALGLVGCGSTSKMATVDSNHADKVVVKKSQRKLELHSNGRVIREYRIALGGAPDGHKFREGDERTPIGDYFLNWRNPNSNFYKSIHISYPNERDKLVSRSLGYSSPGGMIMIHGLPNYVRSEALRQQYANRDWTQGCIAVQNHEIDEIWSMVRDGTPIKILP from the coding sequence ATGCACACCCACGCGAAACACCCCATGAACGCCATCGACGAGCATCCCGTCCGCCGACCCGAGCACCGCGCGCATCGGATCCGATACCTGCTGACGGCGCTCGCCGTTGCAGGCGCTTTGGGACTTGTCGGCTGTGGCAGCACGTCGAAGATGGCGACGGTCGACTCAAACCACGCCGACAAGGTCGTTGTGAAGAAGTCGCAACGCAAGCTGGAGCTGCATAGCAACGGACGGGTGATCCGCGAGTACCGGATCGCACTCGGCGGCGCGCCGGACGGGCATAAGTTTCGCGAAGGCGACGAGCGCACCCCGATCGGCGACTATTTCCTCAACTGGCGCAACCCGAACAGCAATTTCTACAAGTCGATCCACATCTCCTACCCGAACGAGCGCGACAAGCTCGTCAGCCGCTCACTCGGTTACTCCAGCCCGGGCGGGATGATCATGATCCACGGTCTCCCGAACTACGTCCGATCCGAAGCACTGCGCCAACAATATGCCAACCGCGACTGGACACAGGGCTGCATCGCCGTGCAGAACCACGAGATCGACGAGATCTGGTCGATGGTGCGCGACGGGACGCCGATCAAGATCCTGCCTTAA
- a CDS encoding fumarylacetoacetate hydrolase family protein: MKIARFLDTHGTVHFGTPIDTSHAVRLGGHLYEGLTETTDEIAVARWLAPVTPVNVYGIGLNYRAHAEETGAAIPSTPVVFMKPTTAITDPGEPIILPNACEQGPEVDYEAELAVVIGRTARDVSFASALDYVLGYTCANDISARRWQKEGGAGQWIRGKSFDSFCPLGPVLVTADEIPDPQALNVTCTLNGERVQTGHTSDMIFTIAELIAFLSRDTTLLPGTVIITGTPPGVGFARTPPLFLSAGDRVTVEIERIGALENPVVQAQSLA; encoded by the coding sequence ATGAAGATCGCCCGCTTTCTCGACACCCACGGCACCGTCCATTTCGGCACCCCGATCGACACCTCGCATGCCGTCCGGCTCGGCGGTCACCTCTACGAGGGCCTGACCGAGACTACCGACGAGATCGCGGTGGCGCGCTGGCTGGCGCCGGTCACACCCGTCAACGTCTACGGTATCGGCCTGAACTATCGCGCCCACGCCGAGGAGACCGGGGCCGCCATTCCGTCCACCCCGGTCGTCTTCATGAAACCCACCACGGCGATCACGGATCCGGGCGAGCCCATCATCCTCCCGAATGCCTGCGAGCAAGGCCCCGAGGTCGACTACGAGGCCGAGCTGGCCGTGGTCATCGGTCGCACGGCGCGCGACGTCTCCTTCGCGTCCGCGCTCGATTACGTGCTGGGATACACCTGCGCCAACGACATCTCGGCACGGCGCTGGCAAAAGGAAGGCGGCGCCGGCCAATGGATTCGCGGCAAGAGCTTCGACAGCTTCTGCCCCCTGGGACCGGTCCTGGTCACCGCCGACGAGATTCCGGACCCCCAGGCATTGAACGTCACTTGCACGCTCAACGGAGAGCGGGTCCAGACTGGCCATACCAGCGACATGATCTTCACCATCGCCGAGCTGATCGCATTCCTCAGCCGCGACACCACACTCCTGCCGGGCACGGTCATCATCACGGGCACCCCGCCCGGTGTCGGCTTCGCACGCACCCCGCCGCTGTTTCTGAGCGCAGGGGACCGGGTCACGGTCGAGATCGAGCGGATCGGTGCGCTGGAGAACCCAGTGGTGCAGGCGCAGAGCCTCGCCTGA
- a CDS encoding thioredoxin domain-containing protein: MSNVHPSPTGHANRLAATTSPYLRQHAHNPADWWPWCDEALALARETDRPILLSIGYSACHWCHVMAHESFEDPGTAELMNRLFVNIKVDREERPDLDKIYQTAHQLLSQRPGGWPLTVFLMPEDQKPFFAGTYFPREPRHGLPSFKQLMQGVERAYREQKTAIESQNESLMAALAELEPRTSDVLPEHSVIDAALQQLDESFDSEHGGFGDAPKFPHPTNLELLFRHAADASPDGAPDRSALAKAVRTLERMVRGGLTDQLGGGFYRYSVDALWMIPHFEKMLYDNGPLLALCCDAFAVTEDPLFRDAAVMTADWVLREMQSPEGGYWSSLDADSEGEEGKFYVWDRDEIRGLLAPAEYAPLAAVYGLDRPANFEGRWHLHGYRTPEAVAVDLGLEPAQVQALLAAARATLYVERERRVRPGRDEKVLTAWNALMIKGIARAARTFDRPDYLESAEQALAFIRETLWSEGRLLATYKDGTAHLNAYLDDYANLLDALLELLQTRWSRVDLDFAIALAEVLLDQFEDPIDGGFWFTGRDHETLIHRTKPLADEAVPSGNGIAAVALQRLGHLLGEPRYLAAAERTLKLAAESIRRMPYAHATLLFALDEWLDPPETLVIRAGDERLDAWRREVQRGYRPRRLVLGIPSEETHLPGTLAAMVPGERPRIYRCRGTHCEPPTESLADVLNPTP, from the coding sequence ATGTCCAACGTCCATCCGTCCCCGACCGGCCATGCCAACCGTCTTGCCGCGACCACCAGTCCCTACCTTCGGCAGCACGCACACAATCCCGCGGACTGGTGGCCTTGGTGCGACGAGGCGCTCGCCCTGGCGCGCGAGACGGATCGTCCGATCCTGCTCTCGATCGGCTACTCGGCGTGCCACTGGTGCCATGTGATGGCTCACGAGTCTTTCGAGGACCCCGGCACCGCGGAGCTGATGAATCGGCTCTTCGTCAATATCAAGGTTGACCGGGAGGAGCGACCGGATCTCGACAAGATCTATCAGACCGCACACCAGCTGCTCTCGCAACGCCCCGGCGGTTGGCCGCTCACGGTGTTCCTGATGCCGGAGGATCAAAAACCCTTCTTCGCCGGGACCTACTTCCCGCGCGAGCCGCGTCATGGCTTGCCGTCGTTCAAGCAACTGATGCAAGGGGTCGAGCGGGCCTACCGCGAGCAAAAGACGGCGATCGAGTCACAGAACGAAAGCCTGATGGCGGCGCTTGCCGAGCTGGAACCGCGTACCTCGGACGTCCTGCCCGAGCACTCGGTCATCGACGCGGCCCTGCAGCAGCTCGACGAGAGCTTCGACTCCGAGCACGGCGGATTCGGCGATGCGCCCAAGTTCCCGCACCCGACCAACCTCGAGCTCCTGTTTCGGCACGCGGCGGACGCTTCGCCGGACGGCGCCCCCGATCGGTCCGCGCTCGCGAAGGCTGTTCGGACGCTCGAGCGTATGGTCCGCGGCGGACTCACGGATCAGCTCGGCGGGGGCTTCTATCGCTACTCGGTCGACGCGCTTTGGATGATCCCGCACTTCGAGAAGATGCTCTACGACAACGGCCCGCTCCTGGCACTCTGTTGCGACGCCTTCGCCGTGACCGAGGACCCCTTGTTTCGGGATGCCGCCGTCATGACCGCGGACTGGGTGCTGCGCGAGATGCAGTCCCCGGAGGGAGGCTATTGGTCCAGCCTGGACGCCGACAGCGAGGGCGAGGAAGGCAAGTTTTATGTCTGGGATCGCGACGAGATCAGGGGGCTGCTCGCGCCGGCCGAATATGCGCCCTTGGCCGCCGTGTATGGTCTGGATCGTCCGGCCAACTTCGAAGGCCGCTGGCATCTGCACGGGTACCGCACTCCCGAAGCTGTTGCCGTCGACCTCGGCTTGGAGCCGGCGCAGGTTCAGGCGTTGCTCGCGGCCGCCCGCGCGACCCTCTATGTCGAACGCGAGCGCCGCGTTCGACCGGGTCGCGACGAGAAGGTCCTGACCGCTTGGAATGCGCTCATGATCAAAGGCATAGCGCGTGCCGCGCGCACCTTCGATCGGCCCGATTATCTGGAGTCCGCCGAGCAGGCACTCGCCTTCATCCGCGAAACACTCTGGTCTGAGGGTCGGCTGCTCGCAACCTACAAGGACGGCACCGCCCACCTCAACGCCTACCTCGACGACTATGCCAACCTGTTGGATGCCTTGCTGGAGCTCTTGCAGACTCGCTGGTCGCGGGTGGATCTAGACTTCGCCATCGCCCTGGCGGAGGTGCTGCTGGATCAGTTCGAGGATCCGATCGACGGCGGCTTCTGGTTCACCGGGCGGGATCACGAGACCCTGATCCACCGCACCAAGCCGCTTGCCGACGAGGCCGTCCCGTCCGGCAACGGCATCGCTGCCGTGGCACTTCAGCGGCTCGGCCATCTCCTCGGCGAGCCGCGCTATCTCGCCGCGGCCGAACGGACCCTGAAGCTCGCGGCCGAGTCGATCCGGCGCATGCCCTATGCCCACGCCACACTCCTGTTCGCGCTCGACGAGTGGCTCGACCCGCCCGAGACCCTGGTGATCCGCGCCGGCGACGAGCGTCTCGACGCATGGCGCCGGGAGGTCCAGCGCGGCTACCGACCGCGGCGCCTTGTCCTGGGTATCCCGAGCGAGGAAACCCATCTGCCCGGCACGCTCGCCGCCATGGTGCCGGGCGAGCGCCCGCGCATCTACCGCTGCCGAGGTACCCACTGCGAGCCGCCGACCGAATCGCTCGCCGATGTCTTGAATCCGACCCCGTAG